From Pandoraea vervacti, the proteins below share one genomic window:
- a CDS encoding ABC transporter ATP-binding protein, which yields MSTPTPILEARELTKHFGGHRVGFSRAPTVYAVNGVSFAVQAGETFAIVGESGCGKSTLGRLLLRLLDATQGEVRYQGEDIMTLGAGAMRRLRRELQIIFQDPFASLNPSMTVGGLIGEPIALHGLARGRAKDERVAELLRTVGLQPDYAQRFPHEFSGGQRQRIGIARALAGEPRVIVGDEPVSALDVSVQAQVINLLERLKHDFGLTLIMVAHDLAVIRHMSDRVAVMYLGEIVELASADALFDNPLHPYTQALLQAIPASRPHLRRARAPLGGELPSPTAPPPGCRFHPRCPHARDACREQRPVTEVLVDGRQIACHFWRDIQNAGASPARATAPSEKLGERLALYRARQAQAGGAAVDTLSTAGTISNTSATSA from the coding sequence ATGAGCACGCCCACCCCGATTCTCGAAGCGCGCGAGCTCACGAAGCACTTCGGCGGCCATCGCGTCGGTTTCTCGCGCGCACCGACCGTGTATGCCGTCAACGGCGTGTCGTTCGCCGTGCAGGCGGGCGAGACCTTCGCCATCGTGGGAGAGTCCGGCTGCGGCAAGTCGACGCTGGGGCGTCTGCTGTTGCGTCTGCTCGATGCGACACAGGGTGAAGTGCGCTATCAGGGCGAAGACATCATGACGCTGGGCGCCGGCGCGATGCGACGACTGCGGCGCGAACTCCAGATCATTTTTCAGGATCCGTTTGCCTCGCTCAATCCGAGCATGACCGTCGGCGGACTGATCGGCGAGCCCATCGCGCTGCACGGCCTGGCGCGCGGGCGCGCGAAGGACGAGCGCGTGGCGGAGCTGCTGCGCACCGTCGGTCTGCAGCCCGATTACGCGCAGCGGTTCCCGCACGAGTTTTCCGGCGGCCAGCGTCAGCGCATCGGCATTGCGCGCGCGTTGGCCGGTGAGCCGCGCGTGATCGTCGGCGATGAACCGGTCTCCGCGCTCGACGTCTCCGTGCAGGCGCAGGTCATCAACCTGCTGGAGCGCCTCAAACACGACTTCGGCCTCACGCTCATCATGGTCGCGCACGATCTGGCGGTGATCCGTCACATGAGCGACCGCGTGGCGGTGATGTACCTCGGCGAGATCGTGGAGTTGGCGAGCGCCGACGCGCTTTTCGATAACCCGCTGCATCCGTACACGCAGGCGTTGCTTCAGGCGATTCCGGCGAGCCGTCCGCACCTTCGACGCGCGCGTGCCCCGCTGGGTGGCGAGTTGCCGAGCCCGACCGCGCCGCCGCCGGGATGCCGTTTTCATCCGCGTTGCCCGCACGCGCGCGACGCGTGCCGCGAGCAACGGCCGGTGACCGAAGTGCTGGTGGACGGACGTCAGATCGCATGCCACTTCTGGCGGGACATCCAGAACGCCGGGGCCAGTCCTGCGCGCGCCACCGCGCCAAGCGAGAAGCTCGGTGAGCGACTCGCGCTGTATCGCGCGCGTCAGGCGCAGGCCGGCGGCGCTGCCGTCGACACGCTCAGCACCGCAGGCACCATCAGCAACACCAGCGCGACCTCTGCATAA
- a CDS encoding LysR substrate-binding domain-containing protein: MLTLRMLKTFRLVAQTGSFAAAAERAALTQAAVSLQMRGLEDAVGQRLFDRRARQITLTRQGRDLFPRVEQILALTAELTATPAATMQGPVTIGAVVSVIGALSLVVAELKTAHPGLDVRLTSARSDELTDLVEQGEVDIAAVVARADDARADGLVWTPLYTEPMVMVVNRDITESDPQRILDNAAFLRFDRRVRTGLVVEQALRAAKLSVTEYLELNSIETIVALVRKNVGVCVLPLLHRGDWQSDPLLRIVPIAEPPLLRTVGMIHREHDSRTRDITEAIVGMLHEV, translated from the coding sequence ATGCTCACCTTGCGCATGCTGAAGACCTTCCGGCTGGTCGCGCAAACCGGTTCGTTCGCGGCAGCGGCCGAGCGCGCTGCGCTCACGCAGGCGGCCGTGAGCTTGCAGATGCGCGGCCTGGAAGACGCCGTGGGCCAGCGGCTCTTCGACCGCCGGGCACGCCAGATCACCCTCACGCGGCAGGGGCGCGATCTGTTTCCTCGCGTCGAACAAATCCTGGCGCTCACTGCCGAGCTGACCGCCACGCCCGCCGCCACCATGCAGGGGCCCGTGACCATCGGCGCGGTGGTCTCGGTCATCGGCGCGCTCTCGCTGGTCGTGGCCGAACTGAAGACGGCGCATCCGGGACTCGACGTGCGCCTGACGTCGGCGCGATCGGACGAACTGACCGATCTCGTCGAACAGGGTGAAGTGGATATCGCTGCGGTCGTGGCACGCGCCGACGATGCCCGCGCGGACGGTCTGGTGTGGACGCCGCTCTACACTGAACCGATGGTCATGGTCGTGAACCGCGACATCACCGAGTCCGATCCGCAACGCATTCTCGACAACGCTGCCTTCCTGCGTTTCGACCGTCGCGTTCGCACGGGACTGGTCGTCGAGCAGGCGTTACGCGCAGCGAAACTGAGCGTGACGGAATATCTCGAACTCAACTCCATCGAAACGATCGTGGCGCTCGTACGCAAGAACGTCGGCGTCTGCGTGCTGCCGTTGCTGCACCGTGGCGACTGGCAGTCCGACCCCCTGCTTCGCATCGTGCCGATCGCCGAGCCCCCTTTGCTGCGCACGGTCGGCATGATTCATCGCGAGCACGATTCGCGCACACGCGACATCACCGAGGCCATTGTCGGCATGCTCCACGAGGTATGA
- a CDS encoding ABC transporter permease encodes MLRLVAHRALVAIPTLIIVSMMIFGLQKMLPGDPVLAMAGEDQNPQVIAALREKYHLDKPLPTQYALWIGSVLHGDLGNSLRTGEPVTSLIAQKLPVTLQLAMFGLVIAIGIGIPLGIVSAANRGRAIDYGSNVLALSGMSIPNFWLGILLIFLVSVRWQWLPSSGYVPPGEDLWMSFKTMVMPAFVLGAALGAQLMRHTRSAMLGVLRTDYIRTARAKGLLRGTVVLKHAFRNALIPIVTVLALIFGELLAGAVLTEQVFTIPGFGKLVVDAVFNRDYAVVQGVVLVTAVSFIVLNLLADVLYVLLNPRLRRA; translated from the coding sequence ATGCTGCGCCTCGTCGCCCATCGCGCGCTGGTTGCGATTCCCACGCTGATCATCGTGTCGATGATGATCTTCGGGCTTCAGAAGATGTTGCCCGGCGATCCCGTGCTGGCGATGGCCGGGGAAGACCAGAACCCGCAGGTGATCGCCGCGCTGCGCGAGAAGTATCACCTCGACAAGCCGCTACCCACCCAGTACGCCCTGTGGATCGGTAGTGTGCTGCATGGCGACCTCGGCAACTCGCTTCGCACCGGTGAGCCCGTGACGTCGCTCATCGCGCAGAAACTGCCCGTCACGCTGCAACTGGCCATGTTCGGGCTGGTGATCGCCATTGGCATCGGCATTCCGCTGGGCATCGTGTCGGCGGCCAATCGAGGCCGTGCGATCGATTACGGATCGAACGTGCTGGCGCTCTCGGGCATGTCGATCCCGAACTTCTGGCTCGGCATTCTGCTGATCTTCCTCGTCTCGGTACGCTGGCAGTGGCTGCCCTCGTCCGGCTACGTACCGCCGGGCGAGGACTTGTGGATGAGCTTCAAGACCATGGTGATGCCCGCTTTCGTGCTCGGGGCGGCGCTGGGCGCACAACTGATGCGGCACACGCGCAGCGCCATGCTCGGCGTGCTGCGCACCGATTACATCCGCACGGCACGCGCCAAAGGCCTGCTGCGCGGCACGGTGGTGCTCAAGCATGCGTTTCGCAACGCCCTGATTCCGATCGTGACGGTGCTGGCGCTGATCTTCGGTGAATTGCTCGCCGGCGCGGTGCTGACCGAGCAGGTCTTCACGATTCCCGGCTTCGGCAAGCTGGTCGTGGACGCCGTGTTCAACCGCGACTACGCCGTGGTGCAGGGCGTGGTGCTGGTCACCGCCGTGAGCTTCATCGTGCTCAATCTGCTGGCCGACGTGCTGTACGTCCTGCTCAACCCGCGCCTGCGTCGCGCCTGA
- a CDS encoding ABC transporter substrate-binding protein — protein sequence MRNVLLDLVLAAALTTGAASAMAQSTLRIGLQEDIGSLDPARSSQVVDRMVLRSLCSSLVDIDTDLKFVPMLATAWNVSSDNKTWTFRLRKGVKFHDDEPFNAAAVKANLDRARSMPASNRKSELSSIDHVDVVDDATVNIVLKTPDSALLATLSDRAGMMLAPKSLKDDAAVQSHPVCSGPYKFVQRVQNDRVVLEKFPGFWDADKFAIQKVIYLPIPDTTVRLANVRSGSLDMLERLSPSDVKSVKRDANLTFISMDGLGYYGLTFNVAANANKALRDKRVRQAFDLSIDRDAINQVIGGGIFTPANQALPRSGQYYDASIKTTKRDVAKAKALLKSAGFEKVDVTLSFGNSTVSNQMAQMLQAMLAESGITLKLRPMDYAAALDAAHRGDFDVLYNGWSGRVDPDGNLHQFVSCKGNLNYGQYCNAEVDKLLGEARVKSTVAERKPLYDAANKILAEDDPILYLYVQPWPYVLSKKVQGFVAYPDGLIRLRGVSLKG from the coding sequence ATGCGCAACGTTCTGCTCGATCTTGTTTTGGCGGCGGCTCTGACGACCGGGGCAGCCTCGGCCATGGCGCAATCGACGCTGCGCATCGGCCTGCAGGAAGACATCGGTTCGCTCGATCCCGCGCGCAGCTCCCAGGTGGTCGACCGCATGGTGCTGCGCTCGCTGTGCAGCTCGCTCGTCGATATCGACACCGACCTGAAGTTCGTGCCGATGCTCGCCACCGCCTGGAACGTGAGTTCGGATAACAAGACCTGGACGTTCCGCCTTCGCAAGGGCGTGAAGTTCCACGACGACGAACCCTTCAACGCCGCAGCCGTGAAAGCCAACCTCGATCGCGCACGCAGCATGCCGGCGAGCAACCGCAAGAGCGAATTGTCGTCGATCGATCACGTGGATGTCGTGGACGACGCGACCGTCAACATCGTACTCAAGACGCCGGACTCGGCGCTGCTCGCCACGCTGTCCGATCGCGCGGGCATGATGCTCGCGCCGAAGTCGCTCAAGGACGACGCCGCCGTGCAATCGCATCCGGTTTGCTCGGGGCCGTACAAGTTCGTGCAGCGTGTGCAGAACGATCGCGTGGTGCTCGAAAAATTCCCGGGCTTCTGGGACGCCGACAAGTTCGCGATCCAGAAGGTCATCTATCTGCCGATTCCGGATACGACGGTGCGCCTCGCCAACGTGCGCTCGGGCTCGCTCGACATGCTTGAACGCCTGTCCCCGTCCGACGTGAAGTCGGTCAAGCGCGACGCGAATCTCACGTTCATCTCGATGGACGGGCTGGGCTACTACGGACTGACGTTCAACGTGGCCGCCAATGCGAACAAGGCGCTGCGAGACAAGCGGGTGCGGCAGGCGTTCGATCTGTCGATCGATCGCGACGCCATCAATCAGGTGATCGGCGGCGGCATTTTCACCCCGGCGAATCAGGCGTTGCCGCGCTCGGGGCAGTATTACGACGCGTCGATCAAGACGACGAAGCGCGACGTGGCCAAGGCGAAAGCGCTGCTCAAGTCGGCCGGTTTCGAGAAGGTCGACGTCACGCTGAGCTTCGGCAACAGCACCGTCTCCAACCAGATGGCGCAGATGCTGCAGGCCATGCTCGCCGAGTCGGGCATTACGCTCAAGCTGCGTCCGATGGACTACGCGGCGGCGCTCGACGCGGCGCATCGCGGCGACTTCGATGTGCTCTATAACGGCTGGTCGGGACGCGTGGATCCGGACGGCAACCTGCACCAGTTCGTCTCGTGCAAGGGCAATCTGAACTACGGCCAGTATTGCAATGCGGAAGTCGACAAGCTGCTGGGCGAGGCCCGTGTGAAGTCGACGGTCGCCGAGCGCAAGCCGCTGTATGACGCCGCGAACAAGATCCTCGCCGAGGACGATCCGATTCTGTATCTGTACGTGCAGCCCTGGCCGTATGTGCTCTCGAAGAAGGTGCAGGGCTTCGTCGCCTATCCGGACGGCCTCATCCGCCTGCGTGGCGTGAGCCTCAAGGGCTAA
- a CDS encoding MFS transporter: MSSSAHQSPTPGVPAAPTAHDHGSKSRIAPEEIAVGVVVGRASEYFDFFVFGIAAVLVFPHVFFPFADGLHGLLYSFTIFSFAFISRPFGTALFMNVQRRWGRSVKLTAALFVLGTATAGMAFLPGHGVLGDRAIWLLAFFRLLQGIGFGGSWDGLPSLLAMNAPPQRRGWYSMMGQLGAPIGFIIAASLFLFLHWSLDPDDFLTWGWRYPFYVAFAVNVVALFARLRLVVTHEYTAMLEEGQLEPISTREMVRSQGYNIFLGAFAALASYALFHLVTVFPLSWISLQNTQDLNSVLIVQLCGAVVAIICTVISGRIADRIGRRTTLGLFAIFIAVFALFAPFLMGGGSAQQDIFILVGFGLLGLSYGQAAGTVTSNFEQRFRYTGAALTTDFAWLFGAAFAPLVALGLSAEFGLIAVSGYLLSGAVCTLLALRINKALETKD, translated from the coding sequence ATGTCAAGCAGTGCTCATCAATCGCCCACGCCGGGCGTACCCGCCGCGCCGACGGCGCACGATCACGGGAGTAAGTCCCGCATCGCGCCAGAGGAAATCGCGGTCGGCGTGGTGGTCGGACGCGCCTCCGAGTATTTCGATTTCTTCGTGTTCGGCATTGCCGCCGTCCTCGTCTTTCCTCACGTTTTCTTCCCATTCGCTGACGGTCTTCACGGCCTGCTGTATTCGTTCACGATCTTCTCCTTCGCGTTTATTTCACGACCGTTCGGCACGGCGCTGTTCATGAACGTGCAGCGTCGCTGGGGGCGCAGCGTGAAACTCACGGCGGCGCTGTTCGTGCTCGGCACGGCCACGGCCGGCATGGCCTTTTTGCCGGGCCACGGGGTGTTGGGCGATCGTGCGATCTGGCTGCTCGCATTCTTCCGCCTGTTGCAGGGTATCGGCTTCGGCGGGTCGTGGGACGGGCTGCCGTCGTTGCTTGCGATGAATGCGCCGCCGCAGCGACGCGGCTGGTATTCGATGATGGGGCAATTGGGCGCGCCCATCGGATTCATCATCGCGGCGTCCCTGTTCCTGTTCTTGCACTGGAGTCTCGACCCGGACGACTTTCTGACCTGGGGCTGGCGTTACCCGTTCTATGTCGCGTTTGCCGTGAACGTGGTGGCGCTCTTTGCACGGTTGCGGCTGGTCGTGACGCACGAGTACACGGCCATGCTCGAAGAGGGGCAACTGGAGCCGATCAGCACGCGGGAGATGGTGCGCTCGCAGGGCTACAACATCTTTCTCGGCGCCTTCGCCGCGCTCGCGAGCTACGCGCTGTTCCATCTGGTGACAGTGTTCCCGCTGTCGTGGATTTCGCTGCAAAATACGCAGGACCTCAATAGTGTGCTGATCGTGCAGCTATGCGGGGCGGTGGTCGCGATTATCTGCACGGTGATCTCGGGGCGCATTGCCGATCGCATTGGCCGGCGGACCACTTTGGGGCTTTTCGCGATCTTCATTGCCGTTTTCGCCCTGTTCGCGCCGTTCCTGATGGGCGGCGGGTCGGCCCAGCAGGACATCTTCATTCTGGTCGGCTTCGGCCTGCTCGGCCTCTCTTACGGGCAGGCCGCAGGCACGGTGACGTCGAATTTCGAGCAACGCTTCCGTTACACCGGCGCGGCGCTCACGACCGACTTCGCGTGGTTGTTCGGGGCCGCATTCGCACCGCTCGTCGCGCTCGGATTGTCGGCAGAATTCGGGCTGATCGCCGTGAGCGGCTATCTGCTTTCCGGGGCGGTCTGCACGTTGCTGGCGCTGCGCATCAACAAGGCGCTCGAAACGAAAGACTGA
- a CDS encoding ABC transporter ATP-binding protein yields the protein MTMPADAGPVLDVTGLSLKFSKAPDAPNLIDGVSFAVHPGKTLCIVGESGCGKSVTSLSLMGLLPSPPANVVAGRAMFEGRDLLALDEREFADLRGNRLAMIFQEPMTSLNPSFTVGHQIEEGIRRHRGLDRRAARAEALDMLKRVRIPAPQTRLDNYPHELSGGMRQRVMIAMALANRPALLIADEPTTALDVTIQAQVLSLIQTLQHETGTAVVLITHDLGVVAEVADDVAVMYAGRIVEYGTVSEIFDDPQHPYTIGLMGAIPSIGKREGTLATIRGAVPSPERMPAGCRFAPRCPFAEARCTREVPPQRKLSGAHRVACWLAPVEAQTSPVRQAVIA from the coding sequence ATGACCATGCCCGCAGACGCTGGGCCGGTGCTCGACGTCACCGGACTGTCGCTGAAATTCTCGAAGGCGCCCGACGCACCGAACCTGATCGACGGCGTCTCGTTCGCCGTGCATCCCGGCAAGACGCTGTGCATCGTCGGCGAGTCGGGATGTGGCAAGAGCGTGACGTCGCTCTCGCTCATGGGGCTGTTGCCCAGTCCGCCGGCGAATGTCGTGGCCGGTCGCGCCATGTTCGAAGGCCGAGACCTGCTCGCGCTGGATGAACGCGAATTCGCCGATCTGCGCGGCAACCGGCTCGCGATGATCTTTCAGGAGCCGATGACATCGCTCAATCCGTCCTTCACCGTCGGTCACCAGATCGAGGAGGGCATTCGACGTCATCGCGGACTGGACCGCCGCGCCGCGCGAGCCGAAGCACTCGACATGCTCAAGCGCGTTCGCATTCCCGCGCCGCAAACCCGGCTGGACAACTATCCGCATGAGCTGTCCGGCGGCATGCGTCAGCGCGTGATGATTGCGATGGCGCTGGCCAACCGTCCCGCGTTGCTCATCGCGGATGAACCAACGACAGCGCTCGACGTCACCATTCAGGCGCAGGTGCTCTCTCTCATTCAGACGTTGCAACACGAGACAGGCACGGCCGTGGTGCTCATCACCCACGATCTCGGCGTGGTGGCCGAGGTCGCGGACGACGTTGCCGTGATGTACGCCGGGCGGATCGTCGAATATGGCACGGTGAGCGAAATCTTCGACGACCCGCAGCACCCGTACACCATCGGGCTGATGGGGGCGATTCCGTCCATCGGCAAGCGCGAAGGCACGCTTGCGACGATTCGCGGCGCCGTGCCGTCGCCCGAGCGCATGCCCGCCGGCTGCCGCTTTGCGCCGCGATGCCCCTTCGCTGAAGCGCGGTGCACCCGGGAGGTACCCCCGCAGAGAAAGTTGTCCGGCGCGCACCGTGTTGCCTGCTGGCTTGCGCCGGTGGAAGCGCAGACATCGCCCGTTCGCCAAGCGGTGATCGCATGA
- a CDS encoding ABC transporter permease, whose product MAAIQTSSTPSGAAPAPTVGSAQSLPRRRYRGLRKFARNKAAVVGAIIVAFAVLVALLAPWISPYDPIATSFMTVRQAPGALHWFGTDELGRDILARMIYGARASLAAGVVSVGIAVIVGVPLGLLAGYFGRWVDAIVSRLADALLSIPFLILAIAMAAFLGASLTNAMIAIGVSAMPRFVRLARAQALTVKAEDYVEGARAIGLTDARIIVRYILPNVLPPIIVQASLTVATAIIAEASLSFLGLGQLPPLPSWGSMLNTAKDFVEQAPWMSIFPGIAIFLTVLGFNLLGDGLRDALDPREQ is encoded by the coding sequence ATGGCTGCCATTCAGACCTCATCGACTCCCTCCGGCGCCGCGCCGGCGCCCACTGTGGGAAGCGCGCAGTCCCTGCCGCGGCGGCGCTACCGGGGGTTACGCAAATTCGCGCGTAACAAGGCGGCTGTCGTGGGCGCGATCATCGTCGCCTTTGCCGTGCTCGTTGCGCTGCTCGCGCCGTGGATTTCCCCCTACGATCCGATCGCTACCAGCTTCATGACGGTGCGTCAGGCGCCAGGCGCGTTGCACTGGTTCGGCACCGACGAATTGGGGCGCGACATTCTCGCGCGCATGATCTACGGCGCGCGTGCATCGCTGGCCGCCGGCGTGGTCTCGGTGGGCATCGCAGTGATCGTTGGCGTACCGCTGGGCCTGCTTGCAGGCTACTTCGGTCGCTGGGTCGACGCCATTGTGTCGCGGCTGGCCGATGCGCTGCTCTCCATCCCGTTCCTGATTCTTGCCATCGCGATGGCGGCATTTCTCGGCGCGAGCCTCACGAACGCGATGATCGCCATCGGCGTGTCGGCCATGCCGCGTTTCGTACGGCTCGCACGCGCGCAGGCGCTTACCGTCAAAGCGGAAGACTACGTGGAAGGCGCGCGCGCCATCGGTCTGACGGATGCGCGCATCATCGTGCGCTACATCCTGCCGAACGTGCTGCCGCCGATCATCGTGCAGGCGAGTCTCACGGTCGCCACCGCGATCATCGCCGAAGCGAGCCTGTCGTTTCTCGGATTGGGGCAACTGCCGCCGCTGCCGTCGTGGGGCTCGATGCTCAACACGGCGAAGGACTTCGTCGAGCAAGCGCCCTGGATGTCGATTTTTCCCGGTATCGCCATCTTTCTGACGGTACTCGGTTTCAACCTGCTGGGTGACGGCCTGCGAGATGCACTGGATCCTCGCGAGCAGTGA
- the cyoA gene encoding ubiquinol oxidase subunit II: MTSPKFRRGVLLLPAFALLSGCNTVLMSPSGDLAVRQRDIIIISTVLMLLIIVPVIVLTLLFAWRYRASNKNAVYTPEWDHSTLLELLIWAAPLLIIIALGALTWVSTHKLDPYRPLERIDARRDIPPDTRPLTVQVVAMDWKWLFFYPDQGIATVNELAAPVDRPIRFELTSTTMMNSFFVPALAGQIYAMPGMETKLHAVINKPGVYDGFSANYSGAGFSGMRFKFHGMTADEFDAWVRQVKAKGENLSRDKYEALAKPSEWVPVKYYADVAPDLYDAILNRCVQSGQTCLKDMMAQPNHSHANRGRSRGTDAADAADALLSDAMCTAQNTVRFALDAQRAPGSALAQ; this comes from the coding sequence ATGACTTCCCCCAAGTTCCGCCGCGGGGTACTTTTACTCCCCGCCTTCGCGCTGCTGTCTGGCTGCAATACCGTCCTGATGTCGCCTTCGGGGGATCTCGCGGTGAGGCAGCGGGACATCATCATCATTTCCACCGTTCTGATGTTGCTGATCATCGTTCCGGTGATCGTGCTGACATTGCTGTTCGCCTGGCGATACCGGGCATCGAACAAGAACGCCGTCTACACCCCGGAGTGGGATCACTCGACGCTGCTCGAACTGCTGATCTGGGCAGCCCCGCTGCTCATCATCATTGCGCTCGGCGCACTCACGTGGGTCAGCACGCACAAGCTCGACCCCTACCGTCCGCTCGAGCGCATCGACGCCAGACGCGACATACCGCCCGACACGCGCCCGCTCACCGTGCAAGTGGTCGCGATGGACTGGAAGTGGCTGTTCTTTTATCCGGATCAGGGCATTGCGACCGTCAATGAACTGGCCGCGCCCGTGGACAGGCCGATTCGCTTCGAGCTGACCTCGACCACGATGATGAACTCCTTCTTCGTGCCGGCACTCGCCGGTCAGATCTACGCCATGCCGGGCATGGAGACGAAGCTGCACGCGGTCATCAACAAGCCCGGCGTGTACGACGGCTTCTCCGCGAACTACAGTGGCGCGGGCTTCTCGGGCATGCGCTTCAAGTTTCACGGCATGACGGCGGACGAGTTTGACGCTTGGGTCAGGCAGGTGAAAGCGAAAGGCGAAAACCTCTCGCGTGACAAGTACGAGGCGCTCGCAAAACCGAGCGAATGGGTGCCGGTGAAGTATTACGCCGATGTCGCCCCTGACCTTTACGACGCCATCCTGAACCGTTGTGTGCAGTCGGGCCAGACGTGTCTGAAGGACATGATGGCCCAGCCCAACCACTCACACGCCAACCGAGGGCGCTCGCGCGGCACCGACGCCGCCGACGCTGCCGACGCGCTGCTTTCCGACGCCATGTGTACGGCGCAGAACACCGTGCGGTTCGCACTGGATGCGCAACGCGCGCCCGGTTCCGCGCTGGCGCAGTAA